A DNA window from Borrelia sp. HM contains the following coding sequences:
- a CDS encoding PTS transporter subunit EIIC → MERLSEMNFFEILRFANLQKFSNAVRLPISVLTIFCLMLGIVSAMSDPSNLFYIDNIVFKVILGLIKATSNIIILNIPLLFVVGITIGISRMQKGLAALSGIIGYLIFNITENYFLDVFSRLAEPNLMSSVGQINILGIQTLNTGIFGSLAVGLLVGYLHNKFYCIELPEPFSFFSGFRFVLIVIFPFCILLGIVFVLVWPHLNALITSFGLFISKFNYFDSFLYGFLNRILIPLGLHSILTFPFNFTPLGGTEVINGQVFGGIQNIFYAQLADPNLTKFHSGISRFNSGFYLSIMFGLPGAAFGVYKGIIHDDKSKISPLLFSGALAACLTGITEPLEFLFIFTAPLLYFIHAIYTGFALLIANIFDIAVGVTFSAGFFDFFMFGILQGHAKTNCLYLLPLGFAFFVLYYLTFKWVYNYFDFQIFGVGDPFFEGSEGQVEGIGIAHLVSKGLGGLDNIQEYSIISTYLNFVVFSSELVSEDILKKTGALHIVIVDNKIRIDYGTNAHYIKQAIGSYSPKKLFKASVVAASDNVKQGIKAYIEMKEDDKLERQGETGKLYKLNKDDD, encoded by the coding sequence ATGGAGAGGCTCAGTGAGATGAATTTTTTCGAGATTCTTAGATTTGCAAATTTGCAGAAGTTTTCTAATGCGGTAAGATTGCCAATTTCTGTTTTGACAATCTTTTGTTTAATGCTTGGAATTGTCTCTGCAATGTCAGATCCTTCTAATTTATTTTATATTGATAATATCGTATTTAAAGTTATTTTAGGCCTTATAAAAGCCACAAGTAATATTATTATTTTAAATATTCCATTACTTTTTGTTGTAGGAATTACTATTGGGATTTCAAGAATGCAAAAAGGTCTTGCCGCACTCTCAGGTATTATTGGATATTTGATTTTCAATATTACTGAGAATTATTTTCTAGATGTGTTTTCAAGACTTGCTGAGCCTAATTTAATGTCTTCTGTTGGGCAAATAAATATTTTAGGAATTCAAACTTTAAATACAGGTATTTTTGGTTCTTTAGCAGTTGGACTTTTAGTTGGATATTTACACAATAAATTTTATTGCATTGAATTACCAGAACCTTTTAGTTTTTTTTCTGGTTTTCGGTTTGTTCTAATAGTAATTTTTCCTTTTTGTATTTTGTTAGGAATAGTATTTGTTTTAGTTTGGCCACATCTTAATGCATTAATTACTTCTTTTGGCTTGTTCATTTCTAAGTTTAATTATTTTGATAGTTTTCTTTATGGATTTTTAAATAGAATTTTGATTCCTTTAGGTCTTCATTCTATTCTTACATTTCCTTTTAATTTTACTCCATTAGGAGGAACTGAAGTTATTAATGGTCAAGTTTTTGGTGGTATTCAAAATATATTTTATGCTCAATTAGCAGACCCAAATCTTACCAAGTTTCATTCAGGTATTTCTAGATTTAATAGTGGATTTTATCTATCTATCATGTTTGGGCTTCCTGGTGCAGCATTTGGAGTTTATAAAGGAATAATTCATGATGACAAGAGTAAAATTTCACCTTTGTTGTTTTCAGGTGCTCTTGCAGCTTGTTTAACTGGAATTACAGAACCTTTAGAGTTCTTATTTATTTTTACAGCACCTTTACTTTATTTTATTCATGCTATTTATACAGGATTTGCATTGTTAATTGCTAACATATTTGATATTGCAGTTGGAGTTACTTTTTCTGCTGGATTTTTTGATTTTTTCATGTTTGGGATATTACAAGGACATGCCAAGACAAATTGTTTATATTTATTGCCATTAGGATTTGCATTTTTTGTTTTGTATTATTTAACTTTTAAATGGGTTTATAATTATTTTGATTTTCAAATTTTTGGTGTTGGTGATCCATTTTTTGAGGGTAGTGAAGGACAAGTCGAAGGAATAGGGATTGCACATCTTGTCTCTAAGGGTCTTGGTGGTCTTGATAATATTCAAGAATATAGTATCATATCAACATATTTAAACTTTGTGGTTTTTAGTTCTGAACTTGTATCTGAGGATATCCTTAAAAAAACTGGTGCTTTACATATTGTTATAGTGGATAATAAAATTAGAATTGATTATGGAACAAATGCTCATTATATAAAGCAAGCTATTGGGAGTTATTCTCCAAAAAAACTTTTTAAGGCTAGTGTTGTTGCAGCATCTGATAATGTTAAACAGGGAATTAAAGCATATATTGAAATGAAAGAAGATGATAAGCTTGAAAGGCAAGGTGAGACAGGTAAGCTTTATAAACTTAATAAGGATGATGATTGA
- a CDS encoding hemolysin III family protein gives MYTKNQEHQSYNYLIPTNELFSSISHLFGIILSIIGTTILITMSAIAKKYFHVVLFLIYGSSMILLYTMSTLYHIFPKKSKLKKLFRKFDHISIFILIAGTYTPPSLILLPNFYGKIILLTVWGLAILGIIFKSLYVNSPGWINGCIFILMGWIIIFGIKFVYNAIPIEGFLWLTSGGIIYTLGGIVYSISKKFSPITSMRMHDVFHILILLASFSHFWFMLKYILPLD, from the coding sequence ATGTATACAAAAAATCAAGAACATCAATCATACAATTATTTAATACCTACAAATGAATTATTTAGTTCAATATCTCATTTATTTGGTATTATTTTATCAATAATAGGAACAACTATTCTTATTACCATGTCAGCTATTGCAAAAAAATATTTTCATGTAGTGTTATTCCTTATATACGGCTCATCAATGATATTATTATATACAATGAGTACTCTTTATCATATTTTTCCAAAAAAAAGTAAACTAAAGAAACTCTTTAGAAAATTTGATCACATCTCAATATTTATATTAATAGCAGGAACATACACACCACCTTCTCTCATTCTTCTTCCAAATTTTTATGGAAAAATTATCCTTTTAACTGTTTGGGGACTTGCTATTTTAGGAATTATTTTTAAATCATTATATGTAAACAGTCCGGGATGGATTAATGGATGTATATTCATATTGATGGGATGGATCATTATATTTGGTATTAAATTTGTTTACAATGCTATTCCTATAGAAGGATTTTTATGGCTAACCTCTGGAGGCATTATTTACACACTAGGAGGAATAGTGTACTCAATCAGCAAAAAATTTAGCCCAATAACAAGCATGAGAATGCATGATGTCTTTCATATTTTAATCTTACTTGCATCTTTTTCTCACTTTTGGTTCATGCTAAAGTATATATTGCCGCTTGATTAA